The region CCCGGCGCAGGCCGGGCCGTCGGATGCTGAGCCCGTCCGCGTGGATCCCGAACCGGAACGGCCGTACCGCGCTGACCAGCGCGACCGCGCCGAGCGCGATCGCCCCCACCGCGATGACCGTCCGTAGCAGATGGCCGTCGCTGGGATAGACCAACAGGAGCACTCCACCGAGTACGCACACCAGGGCGAGCGCACGGGCCCCCCGATTCCGGCGCAATTCCACGCTCGGACCCCCGTTTCATGACCGTGGCGTCGGTCCCGACATCTTCCGCCAGACCGGGCACCAAGGACACCGGTCGATCGGGCACGGTTGTTCTCGTCGTCGTCGGGGAACCCTACGCCCATGAGCAGCTACCGCGATCCGGCCGCACGAGGTGACGTCTTCCCCTCCGAGGAGGAGCTGGACCCGACCGGCACCGGAGTCGAGCAGGCCGGCGGGGTGCCGAGCCACCCGGCACCCACGCCCGGTCCCCGCCCCACACCGGCACCCGCGCCGGCCCCGACGCCGGTGCCGGCACCCGGGCCGCCGCCACGCGCCCCCGGCGCGCAGTCGATCGTGACCCGCCACCTGGACGGTTCGGTGGAGGTGGTCACCGACCTCGACGGTGACGGGGTCGCCGACGTCGTCCAGATCGACGTGGACGGCGACGGGATCCCCGACATCACCTACGTGGACAGTGACCGGGACGGGCGTCTGGACACCGTGCTGGGCGACCCGAACGCGGTCGGGACGGGCACCCACCGCGCCTGACCGGCGGCGGCCCGCCACGGCCGCCGGCCGCCGACCGCCGATTGCCTCAGAGCTTCGCCATCACCTCGCTGGCGACCAGTTCCAGGTGCTCCAGGTCGCCGAGGTCCAGCACCTGGAGGTAGAGCCGCTCACTGCCGATCTCCGCGTACCGGCCGATGGTGTCCAGGACCTCGGCGGGGGTTCCGGCCAGACCGTTGGCCCGCAGCTCGTCCGGTTCGCGGCCGATGGCAGCGGCCCGGCGGGCCACCTCGGCGTCGTCGCGCCCGCAGCAGAGCACCAGGGCGTTGGACCAGACCATCTCGGCCGGGTCCCGGCCGATCTCGACGCAGGCCGCGCGAACCCGGTCGAACTGCGCCGCCGTGTCCGGCACCGAGGCGAACGGCAGGTTGAACTCGTCGGCGTAACGGGCGGCCAACCGAGGGGTTCGCTTCGGACCTGTCCCGCCGAGCAGGATCGGTGGGCGCGGCTGCTGCACGGGCTTGGGCAGGGCGGGCGAGTCACTCACCGGGTAGTACCGGCCGTCGTGGTCGAACCGCTCGCCGACCGGCGTGGACCAGAGCCCGGTGATGACGGCGAGTTGCTCCTCCAACCGGTCGAACCGTTCGGCCAACGGCGGGAACGGGATGCCGTACGCGGTGTGCTCCTCGGCGAACCAGCCGGTGCCAATGCCGAACTCCACCCGGCCGCCGCTCATCTGGTCGACCTGCGCCACGGTGATCGCCAGCGGGCCGGGCAGCCGGAAGGTCGCGGCGGTCATCAACGTGCCGAGCCGGATCCGGCTGGTGTCCCGGGCCAGCCCGGCCAGCGTGGTCCACGCGTCGGTGGGGCCGGGCTCGCCGGCCCCCTCGCCCATCCTGAGGTAGTGGTCGGACCGGAAGAACGCCCCGTAGCCAGCATCCTCGGCGCAGCGGGCGACGGCGAGCAACTGGTCGTAGCTGGCGCCCTGCTGGGGCTCGGTGAAGATCCGAAGTTCCATGATCCGAGCATAGGGAGCCGGTCGACGGTCCCGCGTCGGGACGGCAATCGTCGTCGCATGCTTTGACAGTCATATGACCAAGGAGGCATATTGGGTCGGTGTCCACCGATGCCTTCACCGTCCTCGCCGAGCCGACCCGGCGCCGGATCCTCGATCAGCTCCGCGACGCCGAACGCAGCGTCGGCGAGCTGGTCGACGGCCTCGGGGTCAGCCAGCCGGCCGTCTCGAAACACCTGCGGGTGCTTCGCGACGCCGGCTTCGTCACCTGCCGGACGGCCGCCCGACAGCGGATCTACCGCCTCGACCCCGGCCCGCTGCGGGCCGTCGACGGCTGGCTGGACCCGTACCGGCGGCTCTGGGCCCGACACCTGGACGCCCTGGAACGGCACCTCGACAGTCAGGAGCAGTGAATGGACCGCGACGCGTTCCGCCCGAGCCCACCCGCCGACGTACGCGCCGAGGCCGGCGCGACCCTGGTCTTCGTCCGCGACCTGCGGCATCCGCCAGCCGCCGTCTGGGCGGCACTGACCGACCCGACCCAGCTCGCGCAGTGGGCGCCGTTCCTCGCCGACCGCGATCTCGGCGACACCGGCGCCGCCGTGCTCACCCTCGTCGACGGCGAGACCACCCAGCAGGACCCGGCGACGGTACGCCGGGCCGAGCCGCCGCACCTGCTGGAGTACACCTGGGGCGACGACCTGCTGCGCTGGGAGCTGAGCCCACTGGGCGGCGGCACCCGGCTCACCCTGCGGCACACCGTCGCCGACCGGGGCATTCTTCCGATGGTCGCGGCCGGCTGGCACCTCTGCCTCGACGTGGCCGACCGGCTGCTCGACGGCGACCCGGTCGGCCCGATCCGTGGCGCGGAGGCCAAGGACTTCGGCTGGCCCGAGCTGCGCGACGCGTACGCCGAACGGCTCGCTGAGGGCTGACCGGCACGGTCCCGGCGGCCCCGGCACCCCGGAGCCGCCGGAGCCCGGTCAGACGTACGGCCGCTTGGCGTACGCCTCGCGGAGCGCGGCCAACCCGGTCGCCTTCGGCGTCAGGGTGCCCCACCCGGAGTTGAAGTAGTTGGTGCGCACGATCCGTGGCCCGCGCTCGGCGTTGAGCTGGGCGATCGCCGCCGGCACCGTGGCGATCCAGGCCGCCTGGTCGGGGATCTCGGCCACCCGCACCCCCCACTCCGCGATG is a window of Micromonospora sp. WMMD961 DNA encoding:
- a CDS encoding LLM class F420-dependent oxidoreductase, which translates into the protein MELRIFTEPQQGASYDQLLAVARCAEDAGYGAFFRSDHYLRMGEGAGEPGPTDAWTTLAGLARDTSRIRLGTLMTAATFRLPGPLAITVAQVDQMSGGRVEFGIGTGWFAEEHTAYGIPFPPLAERFDRLEEQLAVITGLWSTPVGERFDHDGRYYPVSDSPALPKPVQQPRPPILLGGTGPKRTPRLAARYADEFNLPFASVPDTAAQFDRVRAACVEIGRDPAEMVWSNALVLCCGRDDAEVARRAAAIGREPDELRANGLAGTPAEVLDTIGRYAEIGSERLYLQVLDLGDLEHLELVASEVMAKL
- a CDS encoding metalloregulator ArsR/SmtB family transcription factor, producing the protein MSTDAFTVLAEPTRRRILDQLRDAERSVGELVDGLGVSQPAVSKHLRVLRDAGFVTCRTAARQRIYRLDPGPLRAVDGWLDPYRRLWARHLDALERHLDSQEQ
- a CDS encoding SRPBCC family protein, which codes for MDRDAFRPSPPADVRAEAGATLVFVRDLRHPPAAVWAALTDPTQLAQWAPFLADRDLGDTGAAVLTLVDGETTQQDPATVRRAEPPHLLEYTWGDDLLRWELSPLGGGTRLTLRHTVADRGILPMVAAGWHLCLDVADRLLDGDPVGPIRGAEAKDFGWPELRDAYAERLAEG